The Xenopus laevis strain J_2021 chromosome 4L, Xenopus_laevis_v10.1, whole genome shotgun sequence genomic sequence ccAGTGGAGGAAGATTTTGGGAAGTTTACTTGTGTTTGGATAAAATGCCCAAATTGCCCCCTTGTACCACTGCCCTAATAATAATCTAAATACTAACTATAAAGCAGCCCAGAGGCGCACCTGCTGCCTAGAAGAGAAGGCAATCTGCAGCAAGAGTTTGAACTGATTGCTCTTTTGCTATTGAGTCTGACTTTATGTCCCAAACTTTTTATCAGAGACACTTTAGAGGTCATTTGTGTTCACTTTGTGCTGGGTTAAAGCACCAAAACACCAAGTTGACCCAgaaaaccaatacatttttggaaaatacacttTCTGCCTAAACCAAAATTTTGTTGTGTGTGATTCTTTTGGCACAAGTCTGCAGTGCCTTTTAGCTCTAGGGTTCCACAGCGTCAGTAAGTGCACTTGCGCACGATTCAGAAGGACGGATTTGCCCTGGCACCACTATATGGAAGAGCAAGGTATATGTATGGATGCAAATATctttaattaatgaataaatCAATACTTGCAACATCCACTGAAGCACAACCACACTTGCAGCTGTTTGTAAATTGCCCCTATAGTATCTGCACTCATCTCATACATCTTCTGTCATCTTAAGGCAATACATCTGGAATACTTTGTCTTTTCTTATGTTGCAGTTTACATCATTTGCAACTTCACTATGCTGTTGGTTATGGGAAAACTGATGTTATAATCAACATATTTGTAGGGATCCAAAGGGTTAAATTCCATACTGGTTTGGGAAACCCCATAATGGCTAAGTTCTAATCAATGTAACCTATGCTTAGTGgtgggattgttttgctttttggcCAGAAAGGTTATGACTAGTTTCtatctttttattcaataaaatcgATTGTAGAACACGACTTTTCCTATTTGGACTCCACCTGCTGAAGAGGTTATTTGCTGCTGGAGAGTCTGGGACAACAGGGCCTTTGTAAAGAAAAGTACCCTAAATTAACTGTCTCTTTAGTATAAGTTGGGGAACAAGGGACCCCGTGAAGCAGGTAATAGAATTGGACATAGTAACAATTGTTCTTTTACACCCTGAAaagtagatttatcaaaaataaaaaaatagatttagcaaaaatagtgcaaaataaatagatttaGCTAGCAAGAGCAGCACTGAGCTCCAGTGAAGATTTGATAGAGCGAGGGTAGCTCTCCCAAGGCAACACTGGCCCCAAACCACAGTTTGGAAAGGGACCTACTTGAGGTTTCTGCTAGAGGGGATCCATACTACTAGCAGCTGTTCCAATAGGTGAATTAAAACCTACCAACTAACACACTGGACTGCATAAGTACTACTCCTTGTATATCAAATAAACatctattacattttaaaaggagaCTTTTCACCCAAACATAattagctgtataataaaagcccttttcaaattaaacatgaaacccaaattcttttttttattaaaacacccatACCAGTTATAAAAGGTAATTCAAAATCTCACCTGTCAATCatgtattgcctgcccctcctctgtgttttaggcatagaggtgaggcagataattacttttactttccattctgcacttgctAGATGTCCCTGCATTCCCCACTTTCCCCATTGCTCCTTGTCATCTAATTgtgtcagtgccgggccaagtcggccaggcgccccaggcaacctggccaaCTACGTCGCCCCCCGCTGTAGGGAAGAGCGCATGCACTGATTACGCGCGAATGCACATACACTGATGACACGCGAATGCGCCGATGACACGCAAATGCGCATGCACGGAAGACAACGTGCACAGAGGACgcgtgagtgcgcatgcgcagaggaCGAGCACGCAAGAGGAGAAAAACtgctgccacagcttctggaactaggggtaggcgtcagaagaggtatgtgcctggcgcccctccacctttgcgccttaggcacgtgcctcttctgcctacccctagttctggccctgaattGTGTAGCCACTGTATGGACATGTCCATTTAGTCCCCTATTCtggtaaaaaaaagacaagatCTTGCCATGATGTAAATCTTGCCTTActaaatggcagctgcctgcttgctgtgattgtgtaattccaagactgaaggaaacaagatttaaatgatttatatattgGAAGTACAGTTTATTTTGCCTGACAGAATTGAAATGAATTTGACATTGTTTCTTACGGTGAGAGGTCCCCTTTATGAACTTATTGGTTTGAACATGATTGGGGGTGGGTCCTGATATTGTGCACTCCCCCCAATGTGGGGGATAAATGTTTGTATCACACactatcaggcaggcttgagaaagggcaagacaaggcccgaaacgttgcctgttactgaccaattgtaataaatttttcacaatttgcaaacaagaggtgctgcagtttttcttcTTTGCTGTATATTTGGCCCATGGCAAGGGCCTATACACTGCTTTGCACTCTGCCCGAAAGGAACTTATGTGAGGTGGCTGAAGCACACACAACTGTATACCTTTATGAACTTATGGCATTCCTGATTTAGCTTTGTGAGAGTTGTGGTTTTACAGCACTGCTCCCTTCCTCCAAACAATGTTCTGCTTTACTTTAGGATGAGCCAAAGCATCAGATAaggccaagaaagggttacacacTGTAATAGAGTCTGTTCATAATGTTTTTTTGCTGGTGTCCTTTTCAATGAATTCACACTGtgcttatatattttatttagatcattaatttctatgggaatCCTATAAATGTCTCTGGTAACAGCTGTGTGGAACCGTGTCATTCTGATACTTCTGCGTGTGCTATTTCTGTATGGCAACTACCATTTAAGTGTTCTGTATTTAGTAACATAGAAGACTATTCTGGTTGTAGGCCAGAGACTCCTTTCACTTTGTGTTTGTAAGGCTGCATTAGCCAGTCAGAGTATGAGTTCATCAGGGTTTTGGTCTGTGGATTACGAGATTTATGGGGACGTTCAAGGTAAGAATTTAATACACCAATTGTTATGGAAATACAGTTTAGTGTTTTCGGGCTTAATGTGAAAATTAATGAAGGTGATTAAATTTTCAGGtggaaaacacaaaaaataaacctttaataACAGCTGACATATGAAATTATTCAGTATGGAGAAGCATCCTTGttctttttgcaaatattttaatctAAGTAATGTTTAATCTAagtacaagtttaaaaaaaagaatattcttcCTTCTAAATATTGCCTGTGGTATATTCAATGTATGGCAGATGTCCAAAACCTGAGCTCTTTTAACagcactaggcaaatttgcaccaaggCAGTAACCCTTAGCGACCAGTCAGTGTTTTTACACAATTCTTTGTGCATATCACAATttgtgtgctggcctcaaaatcccttcacttctttattcCTGTAAAATAGCATCCCCTCAGGGGGAATGCTAGAGTATTGAATCCcagaacatttttttgtaatactggAGCTAAAATAGAGAGGTTAAAAAGCACACATTAATAGAGCATATACAAGATAAAAGGAGTGAAAAGATCACTGGGGGAGACGTAGAGAAAAAATAGAGAAGTGTTATACAGAtgaagaaggtggaggcatcagagaagGTTATAGGGAACAGAAGAGAAGGATAAAATAGTGGAAACAAAAAGAGATATTGTggggtaaaataaaatatgctggGGTTGCACTGTGTTAAGATACACAGGCAAGGTGTTTGCAGAAGTTGAATTGgaagccaagaaaagtcataggCACAGTTTTCATTTTCGTTTCATTTTGGGTTCCTTACACGCAACATACttaggtaaatctatgcatactggacATCATACTGTTCATTAGAAGCAGAGCCAGGCAAGACcgaccaggcaccctaggcaactggCCGGTCCTGGCTGGATGTGTGCAGGCGTGAATTACCGTTCACGTGCACATGTGAGAATTACCGCTTGGCGCACATGCGCCAGTTGCGCAAAATGCACACACGTGCATGTGCTGAAGCGCAAATAGATGGGGCAGATAGAACAAAGCCGGGgggagagaggggaaatgggatAGGCAACAGAGAGGTACGTgcctgccaccccccccccccgctttgtgccctaggcacatgcctactctgcctaatagtgatgtgcgggtgggTTTGGGCCAACCTTGCAATATTCCTCGCCAGTGGCGGGCGGGATGCAGGTTGAACgattctcctgctctccccgcccgccaccgccaaatgccagcttccgacttctgggttcttcttttatagacactgTGCCTGTTCGCCccacccttttgtgacatcataggCGTGTCTATAAAAGGAACATGGAATCGGGTGCGGGCGGGAGGGCGTGGGCTGAGGGAGAGCGGGTtaccgacccgcacatcactactgtgtacccctagttctggccctgattagaaggaaataccaaagGGGAAAAAGCACCAGAAACTGTTTGTGggtgaggcttattataacagtGGGTGTATAATTGTGGGAGGGACTTATTTTAGCACGCTGTGTGTAGCATAATCCACATaacatccctccactttttttttctcactccaattcaTGCACTAAATATATGAGAGGTTTAAGCAAATTATAAATTTACATAAACATAGAAACAGATAAGtagttttggtttatttatttaaaatatttacagtgtAAAGCTGTTTTATAGGATAAAAATAAATTAGCCATATGTATAATGTATTAACAATCTCATCTATTGTCTCTTACAGGAGTCTTCTTCAGAAAGGTACAATTGCCTATGCAATATTGTGTGACCGTCATGCTTTGGAAATGGAGGTTTAGAGGATGATTCTCACTCCTGGCAAGTGCTGTACAAAGACCTGCTGAAAATCTATCCCTAGATTGTATGAGCAGAATATACACAAAACACAAGCAGCAGAGCAAATAAATCAAACCAATGATTCTTAGTTGGGCAACACAGGGATATTGGCTGAGCAACAAccagttatatactgtatgtgctgttaGTGCTGATAATGTGGCTTTGTTTTATTGGGACAACCGCATACCTCTCTGTGTGATTCTGTGTCACTTTGCCAAGACTTTGGAATATAGTACTTAAATGCAACTTGATAACGGGGAAAAAGAGTTAACACACTGCTCTATCACCATTCATCTAATGCAGGAAagtatacattaaaggagaaggtaagctatcaaggcagtttatttccaatagattaaccacaatagtgcaagctagaatgctatatttattctgtagaatgctttaccatacttgatagcagatgccatattagcttgttgtgacatcacttcctgcctgcgtctctctctgctcactcatagctctgggctcagattacagcagggaagggggaaatggaggggtagggggagagaggagcaaactgagcatgctcaagccctagccctagaggtttatgctgaaagaaggaagtctgatacagaagcccatgtgtacacagtaCCGGATTTACTGGgccggcgcccctaggccgtgcagTCCTAGTGCCCATCTCCCACAACACCTCGCGGGCGCACAAAAGCGCTGGAGCAATGGGGTCtgcacgtccccagtgctccttatagagtggttgggcagcatgctgcccctaaaaatctgccgccctaggcccgggcctttgtggccacaaatccgggtctgtgtgtacataatagaaggaaagaaatgctgtgtttcttttgacaggggactcagagcatctttgtgggtttactggtgtatctatatagacctttctaataaagcttacttagtttaaatgtttcctcctcctttaaaataaacttataTATAACAACAACTGGGGGAATCTAAAATGGTGACACTTGTACACACTCCTATGCTTCCATATGGTTGTCATTGcgtccatcctgcctcttctaatGAATGGTGTGCAACTGCACCTATCGACACTGAGAAACCCTGGGGCTGCTACCACCATGGACCTGCCATAACTCTCAGCTTGTAATCAATTTATGTCAAAACCCACACTTGACACAATTGTGTGCAGTCTTGGCACACCAGGTCACAGTGGAAGCAACTCAGAGCGTGGCTGCAGTAACGCTCAAATTATGAGAAAAAAGTTGCAGTACGAGTAAAAATATTGTGATTTgcttctgaaattgcactttgcaaactgcactTGCAAAcctattgtaacaaaattcattaactACTATAGGGTAGCTTAGAGTAAAACCAGATGAATTCTTAGCTGTTTGAATTGTATCCCTGTTTTTAACACCTTCCTGAAAAGTTTTTCAACTAATTAgctttttttatcaaagcatggACTGCTTTGACTACGATTGGTGTATCAATGTGGGGTGTtggatgtttttatttaatgcaggCCCTCCCTCACCTCATTGCCTGAGCACCGGGCAGTTAGTCTGACCTGGCATGTCTTTGGTTTGTGGACTCTTCCTGTTGCATGTACGGGCATTGCACCAATGACGCAAGTTGAGAAACTATAATCAATTGGCAGCACcccgcaagttaccaggggtggcaaaatgcCTCTTCTGGTAACTTAAACCGGGCATTCGGCTCTCCTAGTGCAATTGAGCTCTCTGTACTAACGACATGGACCCACCGATACCCTCCAGTGCAGGAAAGTCACCCCAGGTCGCCAGAGAggtcaggatcgcccctggttgcATCCTCTTCCCCTGCAACTCTACAGCCACAAAATACCAAGTGTCACAACAATTAGCATTATGACCCCAGGGGCGCTCCGCAAAGAAGGCGAGTTGAGAGACTGGTTGCCAGGGGGGCAAAAATGCTGCAATTGGTAACTtcaagagccaaatttctgtttttcaacctGTAAATTCAGCtattttagtgcagagagcgcaatcacgctctctgcactagcaaagtgaacccccccgaccccctccggcactgaaaaggtgagtgccgtgggtaTGGGGCACGGCAGAACGAAGGCCGTCTCGGGAAGCAAAAAAGGCAAGATCGCCCCTGTATGACCCAATAATGTGCCACATTCAATTCACAATGCAAAACGTTTCTCCAAATTCTAGACTGAATTTTCATAAGATAAAACACCacaaaatgtttctatatttgaatttaatagatctaatattttgtaataaagatGCTGTAAAATACAATTTTCCAGAGATTATGTAAAAAGATCTGTGGTTTAGTAGTTTTGAGAAGAAACAGAGATTTAGCCATTTAGAATCGGTGCTTTCTGTAAATAATGGATGTGGCATAAATAAAGAATCCAGCTGTTGTGacagaatgtgagtttagtttgTAAGGGATAAATGTTCGGAGTGAaaataatattgtacaatttTTATCTTTGGGTTCCAAGAAGCTCATATTTTCGGTCCCTTATGAatatttaggggtaaatttatcaaagagtgaagttccgccactagagtgaaattccgcagctctctattcattctatgggattttgaaaggcgtatttatcaatgggtgaaagtgaaagttcatcctttgataaatacgcctataaaaatcccatagaaatgaatggagagtggcggaatttcactctagtggcggaacttcactattaacttcactctttgataaatatacccctatgtgtcaGGTCTTGCTTAGTGCACATTTTCAAGcaagacttttttcttttatccTTAAAGTGCTGCATATCATCTAATCTATGGCTTGTGAATAAAGGGACCAACGTTTCACAGCTCCTAGATTCTAGATCAATGGGGGTCTTTATTTGTCATATATTTGATAatcctatgcatactgggcaCAAACTTTTTAGTTGACTCTGGTACTGTATATATCCTAGTACCAACGGACATGTCGTAGATAAGATGTAGTGAAATCTAAATTCAACatacaatttgaataaaacattttaagacATACTGACCAATTCCTGTACAGAAGTATATTTCTCATAAACTTAAAATGTATAACCTGATTTATTCTTTGCCAAtgatttgaatatgtaaatgcaCTCTGTATCCCACTTCTTCTGTTTTCTATCTAGTATACAGAAGATCAAGCAAAACGTGTTAATGCTGTTGGATGGGTTAAAAATGCCCCCCGTGGAACAGTTGTAGGTCAAGTCCAGGGGTCAAAGAGTATAGTGGAAATAATGTAAGTACATACATGCgtaaaatatatgtgtgttatgACCTACCAAAAAGGTCTGCCAACCTTgtatttcttgtacaggtatgcagggtcggactgggccggtggtgCCCAGATCTCTGTCTCTGGCCTCAGGACTTGCGGCAGAGTCGGTAGGGCCTGGGCCCCGCAGTCCAAccctgcaggtatgggatctgttttcccatagtttccattttatctaaaaaatccacatttttaaaaatgatttatttttttatatgcgataataaaacagtaccttgtacttgatcccaactaagatataattaatccttattggaagcaaaaccaaactattgagtttatttaacgtttacatgattttctagtagacttatagggatactgtcatgatttttatggtgtagtttttatttcaaaattacactgtttacactgcatatacaatataaatataaaatgtatttcctgaaccaacaagtgtatttttcttagttgtaatatttgtgtgtaggcagccatctggtcatgtgctttcagaaagagccagcactttaggatagaactgctttctggcaggctgttgtttctcctactcaatgtaactgtatgtgtctcagtgggatctggatttttactactgagtgctgttcttagatcgtgttaagatatgtattaatgtgtgctctcatacagatcccacaGCAATCTGATAATGACACAGTATCtgcttaagggtggtggcacacgtaacCATCacggttttccgaagttgcccgaagtttcaaCCTattgtgcgacttcggaaaacaaagcgatgtGACATGATCTtagtctgctaatgcagaagtgttaataaaggtaTGTATTCATGAaacaagagaagcatggtgtctgtttttcctctgtctaaaagaaagctgcaggctcacgtaAGATTGAGCTAccagttatcccatctcttagggtggtggcacatgtatgcgttccagggagattagttgcccagcgacaaatctcctcttctttgggtgactaatctctccgaaatgccttcccgtcagctagaatatGAATCACCGGCAGGATAGCACTCGGATCAATTTGTTTTTCGAAATCGCCCGAAGTCGaatcgacttcggaaaaccgtaATGCCACCACCagtaagcagaatggcaacagatctaccagggagcttgtgttagggagctgctatctggttaccaggtatctggttaccttcccatagttcagctgatgggctgatggggggggggaattggagagggtgatatcactccaactttcagtacagcagcaaagagtgactgaagtttatcagaacacaagtcccatgactgggggcagcttggaaactgacaatatgtctagccccatgtcagatttcaaaatgacatGTTTTCAAAACATGAAACatgaatttgctcttttgagagtgcagaattctgctgaagcagcactattaactgatgcattatccctttaaggtctgaagatccaaattacagaaatatctgttatctataaaatcccaagcattctgcataacaggtcccatacctgtaataatatacgaacaggaggacggcactccggtaaaaagcaggtttttattgtagaGAACTGCAAGAATAcataaaccttacgcgtttcgggaacaccttcccttaatcttatCCCTTAATTACCTGTAATACATTTGTTGTGCATTGTGTTGCTGGTGGAATATAAAAAATGTCTGGAACCACTGTTGCAATTTGAGAGATGCTACAGGGGAATATTTAATTGGGGCTTATGCTATTGTGAAGTGACctatttagttgccctttaagtaccatttttccaatttttaaagatagtatacattttaggtcacattaaaggggaggttcaccattgagataacttttagtatgatctagagagtgatttgcaattggttttcattttttattatttaaggtttttgaattatttagctttttattcagcagctcttcaatttgcattttaagcaatctggtagctagggtcgaaattaccgtagcaaccatgcattggtttgaataagagactggaatatgaatagaagtgggcctgagtagaaagattagcaataaaataaaacaaagctgtaaagagtcagaagaaaaaggcaaataactttttggggcagattcactaagggtcgaatttcgaagtaaaaaatacttcgaaattcgaccctcgaattgaaatccttcgactcgaatatcgaagtcgaaggatttagcgctaatccttcgatcgaacgatcgaaggatttttcttcgatcgaacgattaaatccttcgaatcgaacgattcgaaggattttaatccaacgatcgaacgaaaatccttcgatcaaaaaaaggttagcaagcctatggggaccttccccataggctaacattgacttcggtagcttttagctgccgaagtagggggtcaaagttttttttaaagggcaagtacttcgactatcgaatggtcgaatagtcgaacgatttttacttagaatcgttcgatttcgttcgatttcgatcgaattcgaacgaatttaaccaattcgatggtcgaagtacccaaaaaatacttcgaaattcgaagtatttttcattcgaatccttcactcgagcttagtgaatctgcccctaaaactattaaaaataaataacaaaaaacaattgaaaagttgcttagaattggccattttataacatactaatagttaccttaaagatgaaccacccctttaaggccaaaCCTATTACTCCACAATGCCACCTTGATGAAAGTATAGTGATATGGTGgtgaaaaaattattattattatttttttttaaagaaaagaagtgTAATTGATCGTATTGGCCAACtaagtattttaaaatgaaactgaaaaataaaatacattttctatttctctTAGGAAAAACTGGCTACAGAATGTTGGGAGCCCAATGTCTCGTATTGACAAGGCCGTTTTCTCCAACGAGCGTGAAATTCCGGCTTTAgaatataacaattttaaaacaaactaTTAGTCTTAGTCTGTCCAGATGCAAGTCAACAAAGAACACGTTGAATACTCTTGTGATTTTGATTGTTTCTTCATGCTTTCAGTCCCCACAACCTTTCACTGCATATATATTTGTAGATATTAAAGTTATCATTTGTAATGTATGCTTGGTATTCCTGTGTATGTATCAGACTGGCACAATGTGCGTATTCTACTTAGCAAAAAGGTAATTCTTTGTAAAATTCCTCCAGTTGCTATTCACAATGTTGAAGCTGCAGCACTGACTtctaataaagtacaggtatggcatccgttatccagaaaggtccaaactgtggaaaggccgtctcccatagactcaattttattcaaataatccaaatttgtttctattatttcctttttctctgtactaataaaacagaaccttgtacttgatcataggtaagatctaattaatccttactggaagaaaaaccagcctattgggtttatttaatgtttaaatgattttctagtagacttaaggtatgaagacccaaattatggaaagatctgttatccagaaaacccaaaaaACCCAAGATTATCCCAAAAACACCTGTACTAGCCTAATTACCCTACAGATGGCTCTCACCTCGATATACTAATACTACCCCAGTGGCTACTGTCATTCAAGAGGAAAAGCCTcaccgcacatcactagtcagaatggttggaaaatgaccagcaggtggggctgttgtaacaaaattcatttatattaacagtacagtaAATGTAACCgttaatatcttagaattaaaaataaatacataatgaatgtacattgtaaaagtgcttagaatagaaccctcaacaattttacattcatttattttaaaggtttactaaaCTTACCAAACTTAAATGtgtgtgcatatttattaaaaaactcactagattaaaaacaagaaaaacacatGATAAGACAAATTTGCATTCTACTCATCATTGTCatctcgaattgaaaaaaaagctctTACATTTGGTTAgaaaaatcccattgacttctacaagctgaatttttacatttgagtttttttgggggtttttgcctttaataaatctctaaaaatttctCAAATTTAATTAGTCAGATTTACCGCAAAGAAACTCGAATCGTAGTAAAAAGGTGGAAGCCGACAAATCAGCCACTCTGTCTTGTTACTGCTgttaataaaactaaaaacattaaaaaaaatctttatcacaAAAAATAACAATTCTGTTAAATTCTGTGAAACTAGAtatttgcaataaaaccacaagaCTACTCGCAAAGTGGGTGCCTAGGGGCTCACTCGTCTGTACTTGTATGCTAAAGTAAATAAAGaccttattaatattattattaataataatagtaataccaattattattattaatgaattataataattaataataataatgtataaatagtatttacatatataataataaagagaaaGGCCTTTACTCTGATCAATATTTAATATGTGCTACTAATAGCCATTAGCGAGACAATCTCAACTGCATGTCAATGCAATAAAGCCCTAGAACTAACCAGTGATGGCTCTGGATAAACATACAGTAGGAACAAGGCTCCATTTCCTAGTAGATTCTAACTGGTAAAGCATATGGGGACGATGGCATTTATTTCATATCTACTTCCATAACACTGGTGAGATCTCCCAAATTTAATAGTGGTTTACTTTTGGCATTACTTTTTATTCAAACCCAGTTTTGAATCCTGTATAATGTCCTATACATAATGCAGATGATACTCATTTCTTATGTATTTACATGCCAGTGGAGAAAAGGATACTTGGGCCATTAGTTTTAGGTGTAAATGTACAATAAATCAAGGCAAAGAGCAGGGTGACTA encodes the following:
- the LOC108713628 gene encoding acylphosphatase-1 isoform X1, which codes for MSSSGFWSVDYEIYGDVQGVFFRKYTEDQAKRVNAVGWVKNAPRGTVVGQVQGSKSIVEIMYAGSDWAGGAQISVSGLRTCGRVGRAWAPQSNPAGKTGYRMLGAQCLVLTRPFSPTSVKFRL
- the LOC108713628 gene encoding acylphosphatase-2 isoform X2; this encodes MSSSGFWSVDYEIYGDVQGVFFRKYTEDQAKRVNAVGWVKNAPRGTVVGQVQGSKSIVEIMKNWLQNVGSPMSRIDKAVFSNEREIPALEYNNFKTNY